The window ACGTCGACGACGAACTCGTTCCGGCGGACGAGGCGTCGATTCCTGTCACGGACCGCGGGTTCCTCTACGGGGACGCAGCATTCGAGACACTCCGTGCATACGGCGGTGGCGTGTTCCACTGGGAGGCCCACGCGGACCGCCTCGCCGAGACGTGCGACGTACTCGGCATGGACCACGGTCTCTCAGACGACGACTTGCGAGCGCGTATCGACGAGACACTCGCAGCCAATGGCCTCGAAGAAGCGTACGTCCGCCTCTCGATTACTCGCGGGTCGCAACCCGGTCGCCTCACCCCCGCCGAAGACGTAGACCCGCGAGTCGTCGTCATCGTCGAACCGCTCCCGCGCGGTGGTCGCAATTCGGACCCTGTCTGGGACGGCCCGGCGACGGTCCAGACGGTCAGGACGCGCCGAATCCCTGACCGGGCCGTCCCCGCACGGGCGAAGACACACAACTACCTCAATGGAATCCTCGCACGCGTCGAACTCCGCGTCACCGGCGCTGACGAAGCGCTCATGCTGGATTCGGATGGGTACGTCACCGAAGGTGCGACGAGCAACCTGTTTTTCGTCGCCGACAACGCCCTCTGCACACCGAGTCTCGACGGTCCCGTCTTGCCGGGTATCACCAGACGAGTCGTCTTGGACCTCGCTCGACAGGAGGGCATCCCGATTCGCGAACGACGCTTCACCCCGGACGACGTGCGCGACGCGGACGAGGCGTTTCTCACGAACTCGACGTGGGAACTCCGCCCCATCGAGACAGTCGATGGCATCTCGGTCGGCGACGGTCCCGTGACGAAATTGCTCTCTCGACTCTACGACGACTACGTGGAGCGACGGTACTACGAGGAGTCGCGCGACGAGGGTATCGCGTCCGAGTAACCGCGGCCGTCTCAGAATTCGACGTTCGACTTCGAACTGCGGTCCGCGGGGTCGGTCTCTATCGCACCTGTTCCTTCGAACGAGAAGTCGTCGTCGGAGAGGAACACGTGGTCGCCGTCGATGGTGAGGTCGATGTCGTCGAGG is drawn from Haloferax litoreum and contains these coding sequences:
- a CDS encoding aminotransferase class IV; translated protein: MSDDDTVRRYYVDDELVPADEASIPVTDRGFLYGDAAFETLRAYGGGVFHWEAHADRLAETCDVLGMDHGLSDDDLRARIDETLAANGLEEAYVRLSITRGSQPGRLTPAEDVDPRVVVIVEPLPRGGRNSDPVWDGPATVQTVRTRRIPDRAVPARAKTHNYLNGILARVELRVTGADEALMLDSDGYVTEGATSNLFFVADNALCTPSLDGPVLPGITRRVVLDLARQEGIPIRERRFTPDDVRDADEAFLTNSTWELRPIETVDGISVGDGPVTKLLSRLYDDYVERRYYEESRDEGIASE